One region of Microbacterium sufflavum genomic DNA includes:
- a CDS encoding alpha-ketoacid dehydrogenase subunit beta produces the protein MSIAEHDTRPAAPADTAPADTASTETGGTAAPDAAPAPATMTMAAALNLALADALAADGDVVVFGEDVGALGGVFRITDGLTARFGEDRCFDTPLAESGIIGTAVGMAMNGLRPVVEMQFDAFALPAFEQIVSHVAKLGNRTRGGIRMPLVIRIPFGGGIGGVEHHCDSSEAYYAHTPGLTVVSPSTPQDAYSLLRAAIASPDPVVFLEPKKLYWSKGEVDTTVTAEIGSARVARDGTDVTLLAYGASVALALEAAEVAAAEGRSVQVVDVRSLSPFDDETVTAAVRSTGRAVVIAEAPGFVSVASEIQARVFERCFEYLAAPVRRVTGFDTPYAPPKFEHWYLPDVDRVLDAIDTLHWDEDA, from the coding sequence ATGAGCATCGCCGAGCACGACACCCGCCCCGCGGCCCCCGCCGACACGGCCCCCGCCGACACCGCGAGCACCGAAACCGGCGGCACCGCCGCACCGGACGCCGCCCCCGCACCGGCCACGATGACGATGGCGGCCGCCCTCAACCTCGCGCTCGCCGACGCGCTGGCCGCCGATGGCGACGTGGTCGTGTTCGGCGAGGACGTCGGCGCGCTGGGCGGCGTGTTCCGCATCACCGACGGCCTCACGGCCCGCTTCGGCGAGGACCGCTGCTTCGACACCCCGCTCGCAGAGTCCGGCATCATCGGGACGGCGGTCGGCATGGCCATGAACGGCCTGCGCCCCGTGGTCGAGATGCAGTTCGACGCGTTCGCCCTGCCGGCGTTCGAGCAGATCGTCAGCCACGTCGCGAAGCTCGGCAACCGCACGCGCGGCGGCATCCGGATGCCCCTCGTGATCCGCATCCCGTTCGGCGGGGGCATCGGCGGGGTCGAGCACCACTGCGACTCGTCCGAGGCCTACTACGCGCACACCCCGGGGCTCACGGTCGTCAGCCCGTCCACCCCGCAAGACGCGTACTCGCTGCTGCGCGCGGCGATCGCCTCGCCCGACCCCGTCGTGTTCCTGGAGCCGAAGAAGCTCTACTGGTCGAAGGGCGAGGTCGACACAACCGTCACGGCCGAGATCGGCTCCGCGCGCGTCGCCAGGGACGGCACCGATGTCACGCTGCTCGCCTACGGCGCCTCCGTCGCGCTCGCCCTGGAGGCGGCCGAGGTCGCGGCGGCGGAGGGGCGCAGCGTGCAGGTGGTGGACGTGCGGTCGCTGTCCCCCTTCGACGACGAGACCGTGACCGCCGCCGTGCGCTCCACCGGGCGGGCTGTCGTGATCGCCGAGGCGCCGGGCTTCGTGAGCGTCGCCTCGGAGATCCAGGCGCGGGTGTTCGAGCGGTGCTTCGAGTACCTCGCCGCGCCCGTGCGCCGCGTGACCGGCTTCGACACCCCGTACGCGCCGCCGAAGTTCGAGCACTGGTATCTGCCCGACGTCGACCGCGTGCTCGACGCGATCGACACGCTGCACTGGGACGAGGACGCATGA